One genomic region from Gracilimonas sp. encodes:
- the hflK gene encoding FtsH protease activity modulator HflK: MAQDQNFDFNVPPQFEKISKNIRLIIGGLIVALLGFSTFFTVDPEEVGVVVRLGKFVETVEPGLNYKLPLIDQVELVPVERQLKQEFGYRTVQAGVQTRYQKAGYEDESLMLTGDLNLADVEWVVQYRINDPYSYLFKVRNAESTLSDISEAAMRQIVGDRTVNEVLTVGRAEVSIQVQQLIQSLVTEYEMGITIEQVVLQDINPPNPVKPSFNAVNEAQQQRETLINQARADYNRVIPRARGEAQETIQRAEGYASERVNTAEGEVSRFNDLYSEYIKAPEVTKRRIFLETMEDIIPKMGKKIITDQNGNNVLPLLQLQLDGARSSTNQNDGGN, translated from the coding sequence ATGGCTCAAGATCAAAATTTTGATTTTAATGTACCGCCGCAGTTCGAGAAGATTTCAAAAAACATCCGGCTTATTATTGGCGGATTGATTGTTGCTCTGCTCGGCTTTTCTACCTTCTTCACGGTTGATCCCGAAGAAGTAGGAGTTGTAGTGCGGTTGGGTAAATTTGTAGAAACCGTTGAACCGGGATTGAATTATAAACTGCCACTCATCGATCAGGTGGAATTGGTTCCCGTAGAACGACAACTAAAACAAGAATTTGGATATCGTACGGTTCAGGCCGGCGTTCAAACACGATATCAGAAAGCAGGGTATGAGGACGAATCGCTAATGTTAACCGGTGATTTGAATCTTGCTGATGTGGAATGGGTGGTTCAATATCGAATCAATGATCCATACAGCTACCTGTTTAAAGTACGTAACGCCGAATCTACTTTATCAGATATTTCAGAGGCTGCGATGCGCCAAATTGTAGGTGATCGTACCGTAAACGAAGTACTCACGGTTGGCCGTGCCGAAGTATCTATACAGGTACAACAGCTCATTCAATCTCTGGTTACTGAATATGAAATGGGGATTACCATCGAGCAGGTGGTTCTCCAGGATATCAATCCACCGAATCCGGTCAAGCCCTCTTTTAATGCAGTTAATGAGGCACAACAGCAAAGAGAAACGTTGATTAACCAAGCCCGTGCCGATTACAATCGTGTGATTCCAAGAGCACGAGGGGAAGCCCAGGAAACCATTCAGCGGGCTGAAGGTTATGCTTCGGAGCGTGTGAACACAGCCGAGGGTGAAGTATCTCGCTTTAACGATTTATACTCCGAGTACATAAAAGCTCCGGAGGTTACAAAACGAAGGATCTTTTTGGAGACCATGGAAGATATCATACCAAAAATGGGTAAGAAGATTATTACAGATCAAAACGGAAACAATGTGTTGCCACTGCTTCAGCTTCAGTTAGATGGAGCCCGCAGTTCAACTAATCAAAACGACGGAGGTAACTAA
- a CDS encoding PP2C family protein-serine/threonine phosphatase — MASYFLVRPDIEFYAAGPISESKETVEERLADIAPRLGFSTDSLAMMTMRKQHLKYLKTLQDTLTEETNPAKLNKANVHIQSWETIIGSKNRNNGMFASTGQLFDDVGRLQLNVSNSGRVIRLNAHDENPNPTFLQGDSLLAIANELVGNTLGYDLDKYEIVEENSDDSTFEILEERNDRVVLENGGANTLDITWERKQDVTDTPELLSLNLKPVVREIDNESGFRTEFGFSIESFAAMNQFEPENLQASTSIEDDSDLYFSYALFVALFILAILVFTVGVQNIFKGKVEWRRALVIFIVVALTTYGWRAIFFYYTFNDFLSNAGLFGATINSVLFALVVGLYGSLAYISWEALARSQKQNQVDVIDALWQRKFFISETGAGIIHGFAVGGILIGIMSALIYLMGDYLIQIDSQFGFAEASIKPRLLTINMSAMTVTWLVCVAQIGFVYSIINHWVKRDWLVGILSIIFSGICITVLGRLIGTSGSVFEDLAIYLGIAVVLIYAIREFGLLSVCTALWFFNVFFMIQPYIGSESMEVAYVSWVQAFVLAGPLIYGFIAYRYGFSVSEVGGYIPEYEERIAQHLRVEKEIEIARESQYKLMPLQPPKADGIDVYGFFLPSFEVGGDYFDYVLSENGQGEATALTMVVVDVSGKAMRAAMPAVFTSGLLLSRMKEDMPDEVLSQITEPIFSRTDKRTFITCALARYDFDSMKMSIANAGHCRPILKRNGLAEYIHTPAPAFPLGLRAGVKYNAETITMKKGDFFLLYSDGLPEAVNEKGERFGFDEVPRLIESIDTENLSANEIAQEIKRTVQKFSNYQLADDTTIICLKI, encoded by the coding sequence TTGGCGAGCTATTTTCTTGTCCGTCCCGATATTGAATTCTATGCGGCTGGTCCCATATCAGAAAGCAAAGAAACTGTTGAGGAGCGGCTTGCGGATATTGCACCCCGGCTTGGGTTCTCCACCGATTCTCTCGCCATGATGACGATGCGTAAACAGCATCTCAAATACCTGAAAACCCTGCAAGACACGTTGACGGAGGAAACAAATCCGGCAAAGCTGAACAAAGCAAACGTGCACATCCAAAGCTGGGAAACGATTATAGGCAGCAAAAATAGAAATAACGGTATGTTCGCCTCAACGGGACAGTTATTTGATGATGTTGGCCGGCTCCAGCTAAATGTTTCTAACTCGGGGCGGGTGATTCGACTAAACGCTCATGATGAAAACCCAAATCCCACCTTTTTACAAGGCGATTCTCTGTTAGCGATTGCAAACGAGCTGGTAGGAAATACGTTAGGATATGACCTCGATAAATATGAAATCGTAGAAGAAAATTCAGATGATTCCACTTTTGAAATCCTGGAAGAGCGGAATGACAGGGTTGTTCTGGAAAATGGGGGTGCTAATACCCTCGATATTACCTGGGAAAGGAAGCAAGATGTAACGGATACGCCCGAGTTACTATCACTGAATCTCAAGCCCGTGGTTCGGGAAATTGATAATGAATCCGGATTCAGGACCGAATTTGGGTTCAGTATTGAGTCGTTTGCAGCAATGAACCAGTTTGAGCCCGAAAACTTGCAAGCCAGTACGTCAATTGAAGACGATAGTGATTTATACTTTTCATATGCTCTGTTTGTAGCTTTATTTATCCTTGCAATTCTGGTCTTTACGGTTGGGGTTCAAAACATTTTTAAAGGAAAAGTAGAATGGAGACGCGCTCTTGTAATCTTCATAGTTGTGGCTTTAACCACCTATGGCTGGCGTGCCATTTTCTTCTATTACACATTTAATGACTTTCTGAGTAACGCAGGTTTATTTGGGGCTACCATAAACAGCGTGCTATTTGCTTTGGTGGTTGGGCTGTATGGCTCACTGGCCTATATAAGCTGGGAAGCACTGGCCCGTTCTCAAAAACAAAATCAGGTTGATGTAATTGATGCCTTATGGCAGCGAAAGTTTTTTATCAGTGAAACCGGAGCCGGTATTATCCACGGTTTTGCGGTTGGGGGGATTCTCATCGGGATCATGTCCGCCTTAATATATTTAATGGGAGATTACCTGATCCAAATCGACAGCCAGTTTGGTTTTGCAGAGGCAAGTATTAAACCCAGGCTGTTGACTATTAATATGAGTGCGATGACGGTTACCTGGTTGGTGTGTGTTGCACAGATAGGCTTTGTGTATTCAATCATTAATCATTGGGTTAAGCGGGATTGGTTGGTTGGAATTCTCTCAATCATATTCAGTGGTATTTGTATTACCGTTTTAGGGCGTCTTATAGGTACAAGCGGCTCGGTATTTGAAGACCTTGCGATTTATCTGGGCATAGCCGTTGTCCTGATTTATGCAATCCGGGAGTTTGGATTACTTAGTGTATGTACCGCTTTATGGTTTTTCAATGTGTTCTTCATGATTCAGCCTTACATTGGTTCTGAGTCGATGGAAGTAGCCTATGTGAGTTGGGTTCAGGCATTTGTTTTGGCGGGACCGTTGATTTATGGGTTTATTGCCTACCGATATGGATTTTCCGTTTCCGAAGTTGGCGGATACATCCCGGAATATGAGGAACGAATAGCCCAGCATCTTCGGGTTGAAAAAGAAATTGAGATAGCTCGCGAAAGTCAGTATAAGCTGATGCCCCTTCAGCCCCCCAAAGCGGATGGAATTGACGTGTACGGATTTTTTCTACCTTCGTTTGAGGTAGGCGGCGATTACTTTGATTACGTGCTCTCAGAAAATGGACAAGGAGAGGCGACAGCATTGACAATGGTTGTGGTGGATGTTTCCGGTAAGGCAATGCGGGCGGCAATGCCGGCTGTATTTACCAGTGGATTGCTGCTATCCAGAATGAAGGAAGATATGCCGGACGAGGTATTGTCACAGATTACCGAACCAATATTTTCGAGAACAGACAAACGAACATTCATCACCTGTGCACTGGCTCGGTACGATTTTGATTCCATGAAAATGAGCATTGCCAATGCGGGACACTGCCGCCCCATTCTAAAGAGAAACGGGCTTGCAGAATATATCCATACGCCGGCTCCAGCTTTCCCATTGGGGCTGAGAGCGGGAGTTAAATACAATGCCGAAACCATCACCATGAAAAAAGGAGATTTCTTCCTCCTGTATTCTGATGGACTACCGGAAGCAGTGAATGAAAAAGGCGAACGTTTTGGTTTTGATGAAGTGCCGAGGCTGATAGAATCAATTGATACAGAAAACCTGTCGGCTAATGAAATTGCACAGGAAATAAAACGGACTGTTCAGAAATTCAGTAACTATCAATTGGCGGATGATACTACTATCATATGCCTGAAGATTTAA
- a CDS encoding histidine kinase dimerization/phosphoacceptor domain -containing protein, translated as MRLGTKIIIGFICISLLLAVVGFISDQFTSEIRQEQLRSVNEASEVVIYTGEMERSLFQSLIFLNGIREALVVEKNYDTVQELPAVVELISQFEGELKQFETAYAKLEDLLVQDQRLPEDVNELLMSYEVYKSIAEQWLDLGEEDFAQANIMFINSIEPYFRNNIIPEITQLRSFVLSIQEQRNVQLTNSLERAELINYIATLSSVLLAIVLAVYIYRSIANPLARLSATAKKLGEGKLDERIEVASKDEIGELSEAFNSMAAGLQKKTVSKAYVDNIIESIQEALFVTDNNGTLIRVNSAAANLMGYRVEEMTHRPIRDFYNMKGMRKEYEQNRKDKKSFEFSLVHKDGHLLSVLFSEAELMDTQGNKVGTVSVASDISERKKQEEEIRGSLKEKEVMLAEIHHRVKNNLAVISGLLQLQSYNAKNTEVEKALSDSQMRIQSIALVHEMLYESESLAYIDYDKYVNDLLQAISSMHMNGQKNIKLSAEVDPISLSINQAIPCSLLINELIVNAFKHAFKGQQDGKINVKMTEEDGKIKMIISDTGQGFEIDKFTDSDSLGSTLIKTLAGQLEGDFEIMESSKTKGSVFKIEFIREQGSNN; from the coding sequence TTGAGACTCGGTACAAAAATTATAATTGGCTTTATTTGCATCAGTTTATTGCTGGCTGTTGTTGGGTTTATTTCTGATCAATTTACATCGGAAATTAGACAGGAACAGCTACGATCGGTTAATGAGGCATCCGAAGTTGTAATTTATACCGGGGAAATGGAGCGCAGCTTATTCCAAAGCCTGATCTTTTTAAACGGAATAAGAGAAGCCCTGGTGGTAGAAAAAAACTACGATACCGTACAGGAGCTTCCGGCTGTAGTAGAGCTTATCTCACAATTTGAAGGAGAGCTGAAGCAATTTGAAACGGCCTATGCAAAACTGGAAGATCTGCTAGTTCAGGATCAAAGATTGCCGGAGGATGTGAATGAGCTGTTGATGAGCTACGAAGTGTACAAATCGATAGCAGAACAGTGGTTAGATCTTGGAGAAGAGGACTTTGCCCAGGCTAACATCATGTTCATCAATTCAATTGAACCTTATTTCCGTAATAACATCATTCCGGAAATAACTCAGCTTCGAAGTTTTGTGTTGTCCATTCAGGAACAACGGAACGTTCAGCTTACGAACTCACTGGAAAGAGCGGAGCTAATAAATTATATAGCAACACTCAGTTCCGTATTGCTGGCTATTGTTCTGGCTGTGTATATCTACAGATCTATAGCAAATCCCCTGGCGAGGTTAAGCGCTACTGCCAAGAAATTGGGTGAGGGAAAGTTGGATGAAAGGATAGAAGTGGCTTCCAAAGATGAGATCGGAGAACTTTCTGAGGCATTTAACTCCATGGCAGCCGGACTTCAAAAAAAGACCGTCTCCAAAGCATATGTTGACAATATTATTGAATCTATACAGGAAGCGTTGTTTGTAACGGATAACAATGGCACCCTGATCAGGGTTAATTCTGCTGCCGCCAACCTTATGGGATATCGGGTAGAAGAAATGACACACCGCCCGATCAGAGATTTCTATAATATGAAAGGGATGAGGAAGGAATATGAGCAAAACCGAAAGGACAAAAAGTCATTTGAGTTTTCGCTGGTCCACAAAGACGGACATTTACTGTCGGTTTTATTTTCTGAAGCAGAGCTAATGGATACGCAAGGGAATAAGGTGGGGACGGTTTCGGTGGCCAGTGATATTTCGGAGCGCAAGAAGCAGGAAGAAGAAATTCGGGGTTCCCTTAAAGAAAAAGAGGTGATGCTTGCAGAAATTCACCACCGGGTAAAAAATAATCTTGCGGTCATTTCAGGCCTGCTTCAACTGCAAAGTTATAACGCCAAGAATACCGAGGTAGAGAAAGCACTCAGCGACAGCCAAATGCGGATTCAGTCGATAGCTTTAGTGCACGAAATGCTTTATGAAAGTGAATCGCTGGCCTACATTGATTATGATAAATATGTAAACGACTTACTGCAGGCCATTAGCAGTATGCACATGAATGGCCAAAAGAATATTAAACTTTCTGCGGAAGTAGATCCGATTTCTCTTAGTATCAATCAGGCTATTCCTTGTTCACTGCTTATTAATGAGCTAATTGTGAATGCTTTCAAGCACGCTTTTAAAGGTCAGCAAGATGGCAAGATTAATGTGAAGATGACTGAAGAGGACGGCAAAATAAAGATGATCATCTCTGATACAGGGCAAGGTTTCGAAATCGATAAGTTCACGGATTCTGACTCATTGGGTTCAACACTCATTAAAACATTGGCCGGCCAGCTGGAAGGTGACTTCGAAATTATGGAAAGCTCAAAGACAAAAGGAAGCGTCTTTAAAATTGAGTTTATTCGGGAACAGGGATCCAATAACTGA
- a CDS encoding transketolase C-terminal domain-containing protein, with product MAKKKTASKKKNKTTKDVDWKDVARLMLTSRAMDDKEENELVPNKEVLYQFSARGHELGQILLGKLLTNKHDSASAYYRSRPLLLTLGLSEEDAMAAPMGKSGGYSDGRDIGVVCNKPDADGPKVLPMAGDVGSQYTPAIGWAQGIEYRKNVLEEKEYEKAISVILGGDGSVATNGFWSALTIATTQNLPVLFYIEDNGYGISVTSEYQTPGGKISNNLQSFNNLKIYDGDGTDPEEAASLLEESVDYVRGRKGPALIRLTVPRLNGHSYQDNQAYKDEKLIKKEKENDPLEKLKAYMVPDQITEKTWKNWEKKAKDTIEEAAEAALNRPQPDTSQTEKFAFAEDEIQTIGGLAVEGHEFPESSEEAKPEKQRINIVEAIRRTLKYELETNPRVMVFGEDVGMKGGVHAATMDLQSEFGEDRVFDTSLSEEGIIGRAVGLAYSGLMPVAEIQFRKYADPATEQLNNCGTTRWRTANRFAAPIVVRMPGGFAKCGDPWHSMSNEVFFTHAIGWQVAMPSNAEDAVGLLRSAMRSNNPTVFFEHRNLLDAKYARKPYPGDDFIVPFGKAKKLREGEELTIVTWGAMCERSEAAVEELGVSADVLDLRTLMPWDKEAVLDSIRRTNRCLIVHEDNKTAGFGAEIAAVLVREAFTYLDAPVERITMPDIPVPYNVNLMNSVLPTTDKIAGKIEELLSF from the coding sequence ATGGCCAAGAAAAAAACGGCATCTAAAAAGAAGAATAAAACAACTAAAGACGTTGACTGGAAAGACGTCGCACGGCTCATGCTTACCTCAAGAGCAATGGACGATAAGGAGGAAAATGAGCTGGTTCCCAATAAAGAAGTACTGTATCAGTTTTCTGCTCGTGGGCATGAGCTTGGTCAGATTTTATTAGGAAAGCTGCTTACCAATAAGCACGACTCAGCCAGTGCATATTACCGTTCCCGTCCTTTGCTGCTAACACTTGGGCTTTCAGAAGAAGATGCTATGGCGGCTCCCATGGGTAAATCGGGAGGTTACAGTGACGGACGTGATATCGGAGTGGTTTGTAATAAACCGGATGCCGACGGCCCCAAAGTGTTGCCGATGGCCGGGGACGTAGGTTCCCAATATACACCTGCCATTGGTTGGGCTCAGGGAATTGAGTACCGTAAAAATGTGCTCGAAGAAAAAGAGTACGAAAAAGCTATTTCTGTAATTTTAGGTGGTGATGGATCGGTAGCCACCAATGGATTTTGGTCGGCATTGACAATTGCCACCACCCAGAACCTGCCAGTGTTGTTTTATATTGAAGACAATGGATATGGTATTTCTGTAACAAGCGAATATCAGACGCCGGGTGGTAAAATCAGCAACAACCTTCAGTCTTTTAACAACCTGAAAATCTATGACGGTGACGGAACCGATCCGGAAGAAGCTGCTTCCCTGCTGGAAGAATCTGTGGATTATGTTCGGGGAAGAAAAGGCCCGGCCCTTATTCGTTTAACAGTGCCAAGGCTAAACGGACATTCCTACCAGGATAATCAAGCGTATAAGGATGAGAAGTTAATCAAGAAAGAGAAAGAAAATGATCCGCTTGAAAAACTGAAAGCCTATATGGTTCCGGATCAAATCACCGAAAAAACCTGGAAGAACTGGGAGAAGAAGGCTAAAGATACTATTGAAGAAGCGGCAGAAGCAGCCTTGAACCGTCCACAGCCGGATACATCCCAAACCGAAAAGTTTGCTTTTGCAGAAGATGAAATTCAGACCATTGGCGGGCTTGCTGTTGAAGGACACGAGTTTCCGGAGTCGTCTGAAGAAGCGAAGCCTGAAAAGCAGCGCATTAACATTGTGGAAGCGATCCGCCGAACGCTGAAGTATGAGCTGGAAACCAACCCCAGAGTGATGGTTTTTGGGGAAGATGTTGGAATGAAAGGAGGTGTTCATGCAGCCACAATGGATCTACAGTCTGAATTTGGAGAGGATCGGGTGTTTGACACCAGCCTTTCGGAAGAAGGGATTATCGGTCGGGCCGTAGGTTTGGCATATTCAGGCTTAATGCCTGTCGCTGAAATTCAGTTCAGGAAATATGCAGATCCGGCAACAGAGCAGCTCAACAATTGCGGGACAACGCGCTGGAGAACAGCGAACCGATTTGCTGCGCCCATTGTAGTTCGTATGCCCGGTGGTTTTGCCAAGTGTGGAGACCCATGGCACAGCATGAGTAACGAAGTATTTTTCACCCATGCTATAGGGTGGCAGGTTGCCATGCCCAGCAACGCTGAAGACGCGGTTGGTTTATTGAGGTCAGCCATGAGAAGTAATAACCCAACGGTCTTTTTCGAGCACAGGAATTTATTAGACGCAAAGTATGCCCGCAAACCATATCCGGGCGACGATTTTATTGTACCTTTTGGAAAAGCAAAAAAGCTGAGAGAAGGAGAGGAGCTTACCATTGTTACATGGGGAGCTATGTGTGAACGAAGTGAAGCCGCCGTTGAAGAACTGGGAGTTTCTGCAGATGTGCTTGACCTCAGAACATTAATGCCCTGGGATAAGGAAGCTGTTTTAGATTCCATTCGCCGAACAAACCGTTGCTTGATTGTCCATGAGGATAACAAAACGGCCGGGTTCGGGGCGGAGATTGCAGCCGTTCTTGTGCGCGAAGCCTTCACCTACCTGGATGCACCGGTTGAGCGTATAACCATGCCCGATATCCCTGTTCCTTATAATGTTAACCTGATGAACTCAGTGCTGCCAACAACCGATAAGATTGCAGGCAAGATAGAAGAGTTGCTCTCTTTCTAA
- the hisC gene encoding histidinol-phosphate transaminase yields MTTKTGKPLVPSNIETLKPYVAGKTIAEVADLYKPTRIAKLASNENRLGCSPKVKNAIDKAFKEIQDYPDPVARKLRAAIAERNGVNSENVLLASGSESIISILCKTFFLNKENAVTADATFVGFFVQIGVRGVHLKRIPMTSDYRYDVKAIANAIDEHTKMVYIANPNNPTGTYINKEEFEWFMQQVPEDVLVVMDEAYFEYTKGVEDYPQALDYDYDNIIVLRTFSKAYGLAGFRVGYAIANEELISNMMKTKLTFEPTTLGQAAALAAYNDQEFLQKSIDVVEESKQRLYRFFDEQNVNYVKSISNSVMMVLPSEEEAIEFTQNMLEKGVILRRINAFGLPNCIRITVGLSEEMDHFEQSFLEVTKK; encoded by the coding sequence ATGACTACAAAAACTGGTAAACCGTTAGTACCCAGTAATATAGAAACGCTAAAACCCTATGTTGCGGGTAAGACTATTGCAGAAGTAGCAGACTTATACAAACCAACAAGAATAGCCAAACTTGCTTCCAACGAGAACCGACTGGGATGTAGTCCAAAAGTTAAAAACGCAATCGATAAGGCGTTTAAAGAAATTCAGGATTACCCGGACCCGGTTGCCCGGAAACTTCGAGCTGCCATTGCTGAAAGAAATGGAGTAAACAGTGAAAATGTATTACTCGCGTCCGGATCAGAAAGTATTATTTCTATTCTCTGTAAAACGTTTTTCCTCAATAAAGAAAATGCCGTAACAGCCGATGCAACCTTTGTAGGGTTTTTTGTGCAGATTGGGGTTAGAGGGGTTCACTTGAAGCGAATCCCCATGACTTCGGATTACCGGTATGATGTAAAAGCCATTGCCAATGCTATCGATGAGCATACCAAAATGGTGTATATTGCCAATCCCAATAACCCTACAGGTACTTATATCAATAAAGAAGAATTTGAATGGTTTATGCAACAAGTGCCGGAAGATGTGCTTGTGGTAATGGATGAGGCTTACTTTGAGTACACAAAGGGCGTTGAGGATTACCCGCAAGCTCTGGATTATGACTACGACAATATCATTGTATTGAGAACTTTTTCGAAGGCGTACGGATTGGCCGGATTCAGAGTGGGATATGCTATTGCCAATGAAGAACTCATTAGCAATATGATGAAAACAAAACTCACTTTTGAGCCCACTACACTCGGCCAGGCGGCCGCACTTGCTGCATACAACGATCAGGAGTTTCTGCAGAAAAGTATTGATGTTGTTGAAGAAAGTAAGCAGCGGTTGTACAGGTTTTTTGATGAACAAAATGTTAACTACGTAAAATCAATTTCAAACTCCGTGATGATGGTTCTTCCATCGGAAGAGGAAGCTATAGAATTCACCCAGAATATGTTGGAAAAGGGAGTAATCTTGCGCCGAATCAATGCTTTTGGATTGCCAAATTGCATCAGGATTACGGTGGGTCTTTCAGAAGAAATGGACCATTTTGAACAATCATTTTTAGAAGTAACTAAGAAGTAA
- a CDS encoding SDR family oxidoreductase yields MSKTILVTGASRGIGYETARKLASENHTVIATARSQDKLQELSNTAENGKIITVAADLTKPEDITKIAAAVEKAKGLDGLINNAGAVHRQAFMDTDIEVFKKLMDVNVYGIVRLTQALKAHLRKGSHILNISSMSGYQGSLKFGGLSAYGAAKAAVVGLSEVLSAEFTEDNIAVNCLCIGAVQTEMLENAFPGFEAPVSPQQMGSYIANFILTGHQFYNGKVLPVALNDPG; encoded by the coding sequence ATGAGTAAGACGATTTTAGTTACCGGTGCCAGCCGCGGTATAGGATATGAAACTGCACGAAAGCTGGCTTCAGAAAATCACACAGTTATTGCTACTGCCCGTTCACAAGATAAGCTACAGGAACTTTCAAATACTGCAGAGAACGGAAAAATCATAACTGTTGCGGCTGACCTTACGAAGCCGGAAGACATTACCAAAATCGCTGCTGCTGTAGAAAAAGCTAAAGGCCTGGATGGGTTAATAAATAATGCCGGGGCTGTTCATCGGCAAGCTTTTATGGATACCGACATCGAAGTATTTAAAAAGCTCATGGATGTGAATGTGTATGGAATTGTTCGTCTCACTCAAGCACTGAAGGCACATCTCAGGAAGGGAAGTCATATTCTCAATATTTCCAGTATGTCGGGATATCAGGGCAGTTTAAAATTTGGGGGATTATCTGCTTATGGTGCCGCAAAAGCTGCTGTTGTTGGTCTATCTGAAGTGTTGAGTGCCGAATTCACTGAAGATAATATTGCCGTTAATTGTTTATGTATAGGAGCAGTACAAACCGAAATGCTGGAAAATGCCTTTCCCGGCTTTGAAGCTCCGGTTTCTCCACAACAAATGGGAAGCTATATTGCGAACTTTATCCTAACCGGGCACCAATTTTATAACGGAAAAGTATTACCGGTAGCATTAAATGATCCGGGTTAG
- a CDS encoding GDSL-type esterase/lipase family protein, producing the protein MANKKATDEEKGILEQFMLPFYHITKRIPLFPGKNDVKSEAGLFGITEEELKEYRENYDENARQAALEILKEDEIVDCLDKLPMDGDETIVAFGDSNTEDAQGWFTILKHVLEISVEKANFNFINAGVSYNTTAEALRRVDRDVVVHEPDWVIVALGTFDAQRLNIAPDRTLLPLSETWENIETIQSVLESRVENPLIWITPAPVIDEMLEENLLYDFTIKPEDLGPVQDLVSGKQGAIVDASAKRMGEGEPNAWNYLPDGLHHSLSGHMETTKAIIKKLAEPKN; encoded by the coding sequence ATGGCAAATAAAAAAGCGACGGACGAAGAAAAAGGAATTCTGGAGCAGTTTATGCTGCCTTTCTATCACATTACAAAACGAATTCCTCTTTTCCCCGGTAAAAATGATGTAAAATCGGAAGCCGGTTTATTTGGAATTACAGAAGAAGAGCTCAAAGAGTACAGAGAGAATTATGACGAAAATGCCCGGCAGGCTGCACTGGAGATTCTTAAGGAAGATGAAATTGTAGATTGCCTGGATAAACTCCCAATGGATGGAGATGAAACCATCGTAGCCTTTGGAGACTCAAATACAGAAGATGCACAGGGCTGGTTTACCATTTTGAAGCATGTACTGGAAATATCGGTGGAAAAAGCCAACTTCAATTTCATTAACGCGGGTGTTTCTTACAATACAACGGCAGAAGCTCTACGACGTGTTGATCGCGATGTAGTGGTTCATGAACCGGATTGGGTGATTGTAGCATTAGGCACTTTTGATGCACAGCGGTTAAATATTGCTCCCGATCGCACCTTATTACCTCTTTCAGAAACCTGGGAGAATATAGAAACCATCCAATCAGTATTGGAATCAAGAGTGGAAAACCCGCTGATTTGGATTACACCTGCTCCTGTTATTGATGAAATGCTGGAAGAGAATCTGCTTTATGACTTCACTATCAAACCGGAGGACTTAGGTCCGGTGCAGGATTTAGTTTCCGGTAAGCAAGGGGCAATAGTGGATGCTTCGGCAAAACGAATGGGAGAAGGTGAGCCTAATGCCTGGAACTACCTACCGGATGGCCTGCATCACTCCTTATCCGGACATATGGAAACAACGAAGGCGATCATTAAAAAACTGGCTGAGCCTAAAAATTAA
- a CDS encoding NAD-dependent deacylase, whose amino-acid sequence MPDPKIVVISGAGISAESGLSTFRDSGGLWEGYDVNEVASIQGWNKDPENVLEFYNLRRKQAAEAKPNSAHKALADLEDHFNVSVVTQNVDDLHERAGSTQVLHLHGELTKARSVEDESVVIDIGADPIKWGDTAKDGAQLRPHVVWFGEMVPMIEPAAIEVSTADILIVVGTSLVVYPAAGLIDYAKTHIPKYIIDPSDPQLYDFDGWEHYKENAGTGVKKLADKLIKEYR is encoded by the coding sequence ATGCCTGATCCAAAGATCGTAGTAATTAGCGGGGCCGGAATTAGTGCAGAGAGCGGCCTTTCTACATTCAGGGATTCCGGTGGACTTTGGGAAGGATACGACGTCAACGAAGTGGCTTCTATACAAGGTTGGAATAAAGATCCCGAAAACGTTCTCGAATTTTATAACCTCAGACGAAAACAAGCTGCGGAAGCCAAACCCAACTCAGCTCACAAAGCATTAGCAGATCTTGAAGATCATTTTAATGTCTCTGTAGTTACCCAAAACGTTGACGATTTACATGAACGAGCCGGCTCCACTCAGGTTCTGCACTTACACGGAGAGCTTACAAAAGCCCGAAGTGTTGAGGATGAATCTGTCGTAATCGATATTGGTGCTGACCCCATTAAATGGGGAGATACCGCAAAGGATGGAGCTCAGCTACGACCGCATGTAGTTTGGTTTGGCGAAATGGTACCGATGATAGAACCTGCCGCCATCGAAGTTTCTACAGCTGATATTCTTATTGTGGTGGGTACTTCTTTAGTGGTTTATCCGGCCGCAGGATTGATTGATTATGCAAAAACACATATCCCTAAATACATCATTGATCCCTCCGACCCTCAACTTTATGATTTTGACGGATGGGAGCACTATAAAGAGAATGCAGGTACCGGTGTTAAGAAATTAGCAGACAAACTTATAAAAGAATACAGATAA